One genomic segment of Anaerobiospirillum thomasii includes these proteins:
- the phoU gene encoding phosphate signaling complex protein PhoU yields MRNKYTAQLKALNDALIDMGNMCQNAISLSCQALSSGDLELANKIFASDDMVDKQERDIESMCLSLILHQQPVASDLHAISAALKMITDLERIGDHACDIAEIMLHNKSGTLTMLHEIENMGSCVVTMLHTAIEAYIKRDLDMARGVYDLDDEVDTMFFNIKEHLIEKLKSDSASIGHDVLDVLMVAKYLERIGDHACNVAGWVVFAITGEHKHQNQP; encoded by the coding sequence ATGCGTAACAAATATACAGCTCAGTTAAAGGCTTTAAACGATGCTCTTATTGATATGGGCAATATGTGTCAAAATGCCATATCTCTCTCCTGCCAGGCTTTAAGCTCAGGAGATCTGGAGCTTGCCAACAAGATTTTTGCCTCAGATGATATGGTAGACAAGCAAGAGCGCGACATTGAGAGCATGTGTCTGTCTCTTATATTACATCAGCAGCCTGTGGCCTCTGATCTGCATGCCATTTCAGCTGCCCTCAAGATGATTACCGATCTTGAAAGAATTGGCGATCATGCCTGTGATATTGCCGAGATTATGCTGCACAACAAATCAGGTACCCTGACTATGCTCCATGAAATTGAAAACATGGGATCATGTGTAGTAACCATGCTGCACACAGCTATTGAGGCCTATATCAAAAGAGATCTTGATATGGCAAGAGGTGTCTATGATCTTGATGATGAGGTTGACACCATGTTCTTTAATATCAAAGAGCATCTTATTGAAAAACTAAAGTCAGACAGTGCCAGCATTGGTCATGATGTCCTTGATGTGTTGATGGTTGCAAAATACCTTGAGCGCATAGGCGATCACGCCTGCAATGTTGCAGGCTGGGTGGTCTTTGCCATCACAGGTGAGCATAAGCATCAAAATCAGCCTTAG
- a CDS encoding phosphatase — translation MRFLVDLHTHTLASDHAYSTLGEYINYAHDTGIQMFATTDHGPDLEDAPYYWHFGNLRVVPRVVNDVAILRGIEANITASGDIDIEDFIRERLDIVLAGFHPNLTPTTKEEHTRLMIKVIESGKVDIITHPGSVNYPIDYEAVLNAALKHNVAIEINSSSSVNTRAGSHDNCVAIARLAKEIGNTISLGSDAHIAYFLGNFEESEKVIEEAEMGYDKIINTSPIKVLEFLESRGHKPIEELKEFFIKF, via the coding sequence ATGAGATTTTTAGTAGATTTGCATACACATACCCTTGCCTCTGATCATGCCTACAGCACTTTAGGGGAATATATAAACTATGCTCATGATACAGGCATACAGATGTTTGCCACTACAGATCATGGGCCTGATCTTGAAGATGCCCCATATTACTGGCATTTTGGCAATCTGCGCGTGGTACCAAGAGTGGTTAACGATGTGGCTATTTTAAGAGGTATTGAGGCCAATATTACAGCATCTGGCGATATTGATATTGAAGATTTTATAAGAGAGCGCCTTGATATTGTGCTTGCAGGTTTTCATCCTAATCTGACTCCTACAACAAAAGAAGAGCATACCCGCCTTATGATTAAGGTTATAGAATCAGGCAAGGTTGATATTATTACCCATCCTGGATCTGTAAATTATCCAATAGATTATGAGGCTGTACTCAATGCAGCTCTTAAACACAATGTGGCCATTGAAATTAATTCATCTTCGTCAGTAAACACCAGAGCAGGCTCTCATGATAACTGTGTGGCCATAGCCAGACTTGCCAAAGAGATTGGCAATACCATATCTCTGGGCTCTGATGCTCATATTGCCTATTTTCTTGGAAACTTTGAAGAGTCAGAAAAGGTTATTGAAGAGGCTGAGATGGGCTATGACAAAATTATCAATACTTCACCTATCAAGGTGCTTGAATTTTTAGAATCAAGAGGTCACAAGCCAATTGAGGAGTTAAAGGAATTCTTTATAAAATTCTAA
- the pstC gene encoding phosphate ABC transporter permease subunit PstC: MLAYKKSRFRVEDVARIIFLLLGVLNILFVLIICLYLIYAGLPAIGKIGVIDFLFGSSWDSSAEVPSFGILPFILTSIYGTAGAIVLGLPIGFFSAVYMAKCAPKKVRSTVEPLIDLLSGIPSVVYGFIGMLFLVPLIKDMFDLVDGASLFAAILVLTIMILPSIIKISITALEAVPPEYEQASLALGANHIETCFKVVVPAAKDGIAAAVVLGVGRAIGEAMAVMMVAGNVANMPSLFESVRFLTTAVASEMAYSSGLQREALFSIALVLFVFILMINACLNLFLKRGTKHD; this comes from the coding sequence ATGCTAGCTTATAAAAAATCGCGCTTTAGAGTAGAGGATGTGGCAAGAATAATCTTTTTGCTGCTTGGTGTTTTAAATATTCTTTTTGTACTTATCATCTGCCTGTATCTTATCTACGCAGGCCTGCCGGCCATTGGCAAAATTGGTGTTATAGATTTTCTTTTCGGATCATCCTGGGACAGCTCAGCTGAAGTCCCTAGCTTTGGTATTCTGCCATTTATTCTAACTTCCATATACGGTACAGCAGGAGCTATTGTACTTGGTCTGCCAATTGGCTTTTTCTCAGCAGTATATATGGCCAAATGCGCCCCAAAGAAAGTACGCTCTACAGTTGAGCCTTTAATTGATCTGCTCTCAGGTATTCCTTCAGTAGTTTACGGTTTTATAGGCATGCTCTTTTTGGTGCCGCTTATAAAAGATATGTTCGATCTCGTGGATGGCGCTTCACTTTTTGCAGCAATCTTAGTTTTAACCATTATGATTCTGCCATCCATTATTAAAATTTCAATTACAGCACTTGAGGCCGTACCGCCTGAGTATGAGCAGGCATCCTTAGCCCTTGGTGCCAATCATATTGAGACCTGCTTTAAAGTTGTGGTCCCTGCAGCAAAAGACGGTATTGCCGCTGCCGTGGTTTTGGGCGTAGGTCGTGCCATTGGTGAGGCTATGGCTGTAATGATGGTTGCAGGTAACGTGGCCAATATGCCCTCACTGTTTGAATCAGTACGCTTCCTGACCACAGCTGTGGCATCTGAAATGGCCTATTCATCAGGCCTGCAAAGAGAGGCCCTCTTCTCCATCGCCCTGGTGCTCTTTGTCTTCATTCTCATGATTAATGCCTGTCTTAATCTGTTTTTAAAGCGCGGAACAAAACATGACTAA
- a CDS encoding winged helix-turn-helix domain-containing protein, whose protein sequence is MIYCVEDDASIREIEVYTLQSMGFEARGFENATSFFSALDKEQLPDLIVLDVMLPDLDGIEILKRIRKNPKTKDLPIIMATAKDAEIDKIQALDLGADDYLAKPFSMMEMVARAKAVLRRYVREAPQTLQIEGLHIDELSYSVSINNKNLDLTLKEYELLLLLIKHQGRVYSRDQILDQIWGTDYDGESRTVDVHIRTLRSKLGPMDYIIKTVRGVGYKAEL, encoded by the coding sequence ATGATCTATTGTGTAGAGGATGATGCCAGCATACGTGAAATTGAAGTGTATACACTCCAGTCCATGGGCTTTGAGGCCAGAGGCTTTGAAAATGCCACCTCTTTTTTTTCAGCTCTTGATAAAGAACAGCTGCCTGATCTTATAGTACTTGATGTAATGCTGCCAGATCTTGACGGCATTGAGATTCTAAAGCGCATCAGAAAGAATCCTAAAACCAAAGATCTTCCTATAATCATGGCCACAGCCAAGGATGCTGAAATTGACAAGATTCAGGCTCTGGATCTTGGGGCTGATGACTATCTTGCCAAACCTTTTTCCATGATGGAGATGGTGGCAAGAGCCAAGGCAGTGCTGCGCCGCTATGTAAGAGAAGCTCCTCAGACACTGCAGATTGAAGGTTTGCATATTGATGAACTTAGCTACAGTGTCTCTATCAACAATAAAAACCTTGATCTGACTTTAAAAGAGTATGAACTGTTACTGCTTTTAATCAAACATCAGGGTCGTGTCTACTCACGCGATCAGATTTTAGATCAGATCTGGGGTACAGATTATGACGGCGAGAGCCGTACCGTAGATGTACACATCAGAACCCTCAGATCAAAATTAGGTCCTATGGACTATATTATAAAAACAGTACGAGGTGTCGGTTACAAAGCCGAGCTTTAA
- the pstA gene encoding phosphate ABC transporter permease PstA, producing MTNNHLQRNIYSICMQTFMYASALATVALVFFLIFYILTNALPYFSVDLIFDKPSYLDETIGLMPDILNTLYIIFTTLLLVLPLGVGAAIYLNEYASSKKLVRVIEYAIETLSGIPSIIYGLVGMLVFVQFLGFETSLISGALTLMIMSLPTLIRTTQESLRTVPNSYRDGAFGLGANKFYVIRTVILPSCTDGIVSGCILATGRMLGESAALLFTAGFAHALNGYFDAIGSSGATLSVALYVYAKEQGEFEVAFVIAAILLVMCFLINMLSTLLGRRMAAKKY from the coding sequence ATGACTAACAATCATTTACAAAGAAATATCTACAGCATCTGCATGCAGACTTTTATGTATGCAAGTGCCCTGGCAACAGTAGCTCTGGTCTTCTTTTTAATCTTCTATATTCTGACCAATGCTCTGCCATACTTTTCAGTAGATCTGATTTTTGACAAGCCAAGCTATCTTGATGAGACCATAGGTCTTATGCCAGATATCTTAAATACACTGTACATTATCTTCACTACACTGCTTTTGGTGCTGCCTTTAGGTGTTGGCGCTGCCATCTATCTTAATGAGTATGCCTCATCTAAAAAGCTGGTGCGTGTGATTGAATATGCAATTGAAACCCTCTCTGGCATTCCTTCTATTATCTACGGTCTTGTAGGTATGCTGGTGTTTGTACAGTTTTTAGGTTTTGAGACATCACTTATCTCAGGTGCTCTTACGCTTATGATTATGTCTCTGCCAACTTTAATTAGAACCACACAGGAGAGTTTAAGAACTGTACCTAACAGTTACAGAGACGGTGCCTTTGGTCTTGGCGCCAACAAGTTTTATGTAATACGCACTGTGATTTTACCATCGTGCACCGACGGCATTGTCTCTGGCTGTATCCTGGCCACAGGCCGTATGCTTGGCGAGTCGGCAGCTCTGCTCTTTACAGCAGGTTTTGCCCACGCTCTAAACGGATACTTTGATGCCATAGGCTCATCAGGCGCCACCCTCTCAGTTGCTCTTTATGTCTATGCCAAAGAGCAGGGAGAATTTGAAGTGGCCTTTGTTATTGCAGCCATACTGCTTGTAATGTGTTTTTTAATCAATATGCTCTCAACCCTGCTTGGCAGAAGAATGGCAGCTAAAAAGTATTAA
- the tsaA gene encoding tRNA (N6-threonylcarbamoyladenosine(37)-N6)-methyltransferase TrmO, with the protein MHLSQDTDEIRSVAIDDRAGSMMHIDVIGYIKSPFAQKFAVPRQPVLCPSVISTIHFYPPYSDPRAFEGLEGFSHIHVLFLFDRAPYDRFKATVRPPRLGGNTHVGVFASRSPFRPSRIGLSVVRLLKIEVVNGKTTLVVSGADLVDNTPIIDIKPYIPFVDIRSDATGGYASSIPPLKDVEFACATDMLNDREIVILKEILAQDPRPAYKGDDDAREYQTIVLNLDIRFKVGSKCVTVTQIKRIENGQQSI; encoded by the coding sequence ATGCATTTGTCACAGGACACAGATGAGATACGCTCTGTAGCTATTGATGACAGAGCAGGCTCTATGATGCATATAGATGTCATAGGCTATATTAAAAGCCCTTTTGCGCAGAAATTTGCAGTACCGCGGCAGCCGGTACTGTGCCCCTCTGTTATATCCACCATACATTTTTATCCTCCCTACAGTGATCCGCGCGCCTTTGAAGGCCTTGAAGGCTTTTCACATATACATGTACTGTTTTTATTTGACAGGGCGCCTTATGATCGCTTCAAGGCCACAGTAAGACCGCCGCGCCTTGGGGGCAATACCCATGTGGGCGTCTTTGCCAGCCGCTCACCTTTCAGACCGTCTCGTATAGGACTTAGTGTGGTCAGGCTCTTAAAGATTGAGGTTGTAAACGGTAAAACCACACTTGTAGTCTCAGGGGCCGATCTTGTTGACAATACTCCTATAATAGATATAAAGCCTTATATTCCTTTTGTCGATATAAGATCAGATGCCACAGGCGGTTATGCCTCAAGCATTCCTCCTTTAAAGGATGTGGAATTTGCCTGTGCTACAGATATGCTAAATGACAGGGAAATTGTGATTTTAAAAGAAATTTTAGCCCAGGATCCGCGTCCTGCCTATAAGGGGGATGATGATGCAAGGGAATATCAGACCATAGTTTTGAATTTAGATATACGCTTTAAAGTAGGCTCTAAATGTGTGACTGTTACACAGATTAAAAGGATTGAAAATGGCCAGCAGAGCATATAA
- a CDS encoding lecithin retinol acyltransferase family protein codes for MLKHEQFNIGDHLCSRRLLYTHHGLYMGNGFVIEYDREHGVQIVTVADFTDNESGCELVEHDSRLYDRRQCVLRALSRLGEDRYNLVFNNCEHFVNWCIEGQAVSYQVQDMYAIVADAVLGYLGSKGKGHSLLKLVPVSDVLVKTLSSFIDSSLASNCANEAQVQSFESRIKALYVKEAQKSEKSPLMPQIKAVVKDSLSSSKEFVKSIDKKSVQKGAIKTYDMLKDGVYSGIFDNDVARTAKKQVGKITDNKAILNVSAGAATLVTLKAGAMAGGAVAATIGLPAATALGVCVAVAGATNVSSYAKSSVKKIIRKKIKSS; via the coding sequence ATGTTAAAGCACGAACAATTTAATATAGGCGATCATCTGTGCTCAAGGCGTCTTTTATATACACATCATGGTCTGTATATGGGCAATGGTTTTGTCATTGAATATGACAGGGAGCATGGAGTGCAGATAGTAACAGTTGCTGATTTTACTGATAATGAGTCAGGCTGTGAGCTAGTTGAGCATGACAGCAGACTTTATGACAGACGTCAGTGTGTATTGCGCGCTTTAAGCCGCCTTGGAGAAGATAGATACAATCTTGTCTTTAACAACTGCGAGCATTTTGTAAACTGGTGTATTGAAGGTCAGGCTGTATCCTATCAGGTACAGGATATGTATGCCATTGTAGCTGATGCTGTTTTAGGCTATCTTGGATCTAAGGGCAAAGGTCACAGCCTTTTAAAGCTTGTGCCTGTATCTGATGTGCTTGTAAAGACGCTAAGCTCCTTTATAGACAGTTCTCTTGCCTCAAACTGTGCCAATGAGGCGCAGGTGCAGTCCTTTGAGAGCAGAATTAAAGCTTTATATGTCAAAGAGGCACAAAAAAGTGAAAAATCACCCCTGATGCCACAGATAAAGGCAGTTGTCAAAGACTCACTGTCAAGCTCCAAGGAATTTGTAAAATCAATTGACAAAAAGAGTGTACAAAAGGGTGCGATTAAGACCTATGATATGTTAAAAGACGGAGTGTACAGTGGCATCTTTGATAATGATGTGGCCAGAACTGCCAAAAAGCAGGTTGGCAAAATTACAGACAATAAGGCAATATTAAATGTATCTGCAGGAGCTGCCACACTGGTAACTCTAAAGGCAGGAGCCATGGCAGGTGGCGCTGTGGCTGCCACCATAGGCCTGCCGGCAGCCACAGCCCTTGGTGTCTGTGTGGCTGTAGCCGGAGCTACCAATGTCAGCTCCTATGCCAAAAGCTCTGTTAAAAAAATTATCAGGAAAAAAATTAAGAGCTCGTAA
- a CDS encoding NUDIX hydrolase N-terminal domain-containing protein, whose protein sequence is MASRAYKHIIFDLDGTIFDTHEANMHGLYVVLKEFYPETQETVESLGRFFGIPGKQTLLSLEIPESMHEKMYSRWLEEVYKREHTASVYDGMLSVLRRLKEMGFRLGIVTSRVKKKNGQGILGDYMPPVIKEFFDIAVCADDVARPKPYPDSLWHYMELTGARPDEILFIGDAYTDLMCANDAGVDFGLALWGYCQKERLRCRYYFSNPFEILSAVKRYTIEQDRWFTLSLELDQIASAGLAYSKDVYDKERYERLREIAAEILACHTDDDFNSINEKLSFDIGYRTPKIDTRAAIFNEKGEILLVEENTGLFSLPGGWCEGSLSVAQNTVKEVLEEAGLNVYVSRLIAIFDRKLHNKPDLACGVMKIFLQCEMVSGKFEPNIETKSARYFSLENLPVDRLRTGTTSYDQLLVCFEAYKSKNWIALVE, encoded by the coding sequence ATGGCCAGCAGAGCATATAAACATATTATTTTTGACCTTGACGGTACTATATTTGATACACATGAGGCTAATATGCATGGTCTTTATGTGGTTTTAAAAGAATTTTATCCAGAGACACAGGAGACTGTAGAGAGTTTAGGGCGCTTTTTTGGCATACCTGGCAAACAGACACTGCTATCTCTTGAGATACCTGAGAGTATGCATGAGAAAATGTACTCAAGATGGCTTGAGGAGGTATACAAAAGAGAACATACAGCCTCTGTCTATGATGGTATGCTCTCAGTGCTGCGCCGTCTAAAGGAGATGGGCTTTAGACTTGGTATTGTCACCTCACGTGTTAAAAAGAAAAACGGTCAGGGCATTTTAGGTGACTATATGCCGCCTGTGATAAAAGAGTTTTTTGATATAGCAGTCTGTGCAGATGATGTTGCCCGACCAAAACCATATCCTGATTCTCTTTGGCACTATATGGAGCTGACCGGGGCCAGACCTGATGAGATTTTATTTATAGGCGATGCCTATACCGATCTTATGTGTGCAAATGACGCAGGAGTAGATTTTGGTCTTGCGCTGTGGGGCTACTGTCAGAAGGAAAGACTGCGCTGCCGCTATTATTTTTCAAATCCTTTTGAGATTTTAAGTGCAGTTAAAAGATATACTATTGAACAGGACAGATGGTTTACTCTCTCCCTGGAGCTTGATCAGATAGCAAGTGCAGGTCTTGCCTACAGCAAGGATGTGTATGACAAGGAGCGCTATGAGCGCCTTAGGGAGATTGCAGCTGAAATTTTAGCCTGCCACACTGATGATGATTTTAACAGCATTAATGAAAAGCTCTCTTTTGATATTGGCTACAGGACTCCAAAGATTGATACCAGAGCAGCCATCTTTAATGAAAAGGGTGAAATATTACTGGTAGAGGAGAACACTGGCCTGTTCTCACTGCCAGGTGGCTGGTGTGAGGGTTCACTGTCAGTTGCCCAGAATACTGTAAAAGAAGTGCTTGAGGAGGCAGGACTTAATGTTTATGTCTCACGTCTTATAGCTATCTTTGACAGAAAGCTGCACAATAAACCTGATCTGGCCTGTGGTGTAATGAAGATCTTTTTGCAGTGTGAGATGGTATCAGGCAAGTTTGAGCCAAATATAGAAACCAAATCAGCCAGGTATTTTTCTCTTGAAAACCTGCCAGTTGACAGGTTAAGAACAGGTACTACCTCATATGATCAGCTTCTTGTGTGTTTTGAGGCATACAAAAGCAAAAACTGGATTGCATTAGTGGAGTAA
- a CDS encoding phosphate ABC transporter substrate-binding protein: protein MKKVFLPLYAALFLSVPFAAQAADKSVSTDGSTSMEKVIGSLGEAFSQKNKDISFTYNPTGSSAGISAAMEGRADIGLSSRALKDDESQKLDSTILAYDGIVIVVNKNNKIDDLSLEQVGKIFRGEIKNWKELGGQDKAIVLIGREAGSGTRDGFESITETKGQCNYRQELTATGDVITTVAGNDNAIGYASLASKTKKVKILNIDGVKPDHDTIASGQYKIQRPFVMVTAKNKKLSDSAKAFIDYAMSEEGRAISVKAGVIPASNK from the coding sequence ATGAAAAAGGTTTTTTTACCACTTTATGCAGCTTTATTCTTATCAGTTCCTTTTGCAGCACAGGCTGCTGACAAGAGTGTATCAACTGATGGCTCTACCTCAATGGAGAAAGTAATAGGCTCATTAGGCGAGGCCTTCTCACAGAAGAATAAAGACATATCATTTACCTACAACCCAACAGGCTCATCTGCAGGTATCAGTGCAGCTATGGAAGGCAGAGCCGACATCGGTCTTTCAAGCCGTGCCCTTAAAGATGATGAGTCACAGAAACTTGACTCAACCATTCTTGCCTATGACGGTATCGTAATTGTTGTTAACAAGAACAACAAGATTGACGACCTGTCCCTTGAGCAGGTAGGCAAGATATTCAGAGGGGAGATCAAAAACTGGAAGGAATTAGGCGGTCAGGACAAGGCTATTGTTCTTATCGGCCGTGAGGCAGGCTCTGGTACCCGTGACGGCTTTGAGAGCATCACCGAGACCAAGGGTCAGTGCAACTACCGTCAGGAGCTTACAGCAACTGGTGACGTTATCACCACTGTAGCCGGCAACGACAATGCCATCGGTTATGCTTCACTTGCCTCAAAGACCAAGAAGGTCAAGATCCTCAACATCGACGGTGTAAAGCCTGATCACGACACCATTGCCTCAGGTCAGTACAAGATTCAAAGACCATTTGTTATGGTAACTGCCAAGAACAAGAAGTTATCAGACAGCGCCAAGGCCTTTATTGACTACGCTATGAGCGAGGAAGGCCGCGCTATCTCTGTTAAAGCCGGTGTAATCCCTGCTTCAAACAAGTAA
- the pstB gene encoding phosphate ABC transporter ATP-binding protein PstB — MENKNMDSIFEVKDFNLYYGEAHALHNINMNIKKNAVTALIGPSGCGKSTFIKTLNRMNDLIPSVRTTGSILYKGQEILDSRIDVTELRTQVGMVFQKPNPFAMSVYDNIAYGPRIHGIKKKSELDEIVETSLKDAAIFDELKDRLKSPALSLSGGQQQRLCIARALAVKPDVLLMDEPTSALDPISTSKIEDLTDRLKERYSIVIVTHNMQQALRIADDTAFFLLGDLIEFNSTVNIFDHPQDKRTEDYITGRFG, encoded by the coding sequence ATGGAAAATAAGAACATGGATAGTATTTTTGAAGTAAAGGATTTTAATCTCTACTATGGCGAGGCTCATGCCCTGCACAATATCAACATGAATATCAAAAAGAATGCAGTAACTGCGCTCATTGGTCCATCAGGCTGCGGCAAGTCTACCTTTATCAAGACTTTAAACCGCATGAATGATCTTATCCCATCAGTACGCACCACTGGCAGCATACTCTACAAGGGGCAGGAAATTCTTGACAGCAGAATAGATGTTACAGAGCTGCGCACACAGGTTGGTATGGTGTTCCAAAAGCCAAATCCATTTGCCATGTCTGTTTATGACAATATTGCCTACGGTCCGCGCATTCACGGCATCAAGAAAAAATCAGAGCTTGATGAGATTGTTGAGACTTCATTAAAGGATGCAGCTATTTTTGATGAGTTAAAGGACAGATTAAAAAGCCCTGCCCTGTCACTCTCTGGCGGTCAGCAGCAGAGACTGTGCATTGCCCGTGCTCTTGCTGTAAAGCCTGATGTACTGCTTATGGATGAGCCAACCTCAGCTTTAGATCCAATCTCTACCTCCAAAATCGAGGATTTAACCGACAGATTAAAAGAGCGCTACAGTATTGTTATTGTAACGCACAATATGCAGCAGGCTTTGCGTATTGCCGATGACACCGCCTTCTTCTTACTTGGCGATCTTATTGAGTTCAACAGCACTGTCAACATCTTTGATCACCCTCAGGATAAGAGAACTGAAGACTATATTACAGGACGTTTTGGTTAG
- a CDS encoding sensor histidine kinase: MVSIFENISMYKICHEIFDALSLKAQKRNIKLELEGNDIIFSAVYRYIHEAIYNLCDNAIKYNKDGGYVKVILKEQEKKIIITVKDSGLGIPPEHQERIFERFYRVDKSHSRQTGGTGLGLSIVKRVVLFHKGKIKLKSSDKGCEFIITLNRSRIMDMVRKSKAQQELEKATLENKAL; encoded by the coding sequence ATGGTAAGCATTTTTGAAAATATCAGCATGTATAAAATCTGTCATGAGATTTTTGATGCACTATCACTCAAGGCGCAAAAGCGCAATATAAAACTTGAGCTTGAGGGCAATGATATTATCTTCAGTGCTGTCTATCGCTATATACATGAGGCCATATACAATCTTTGCGACAATGCCATCAAATACAACAAAGACGGCGGCTATGTCAAAGTTATCTTAAAAGAGCAGGAAAAGAAAATTATCATTACGGTCAAGGATTCAGGTCTTGGTATTCCGCCTGAGCATCAGGAGCGCATCTTTGAGCGCTTTTACCGTGTTGACAAGAGCCATTCACGCCAGACAGGCGGCACAGGTCTTGGTCTGTCTATTGTCAAACGTGTGGTGCTCTTTCACAAAGGCAAGATTAAACTCAAATCCTCAGATAAAGGCTGTGAATTTATTATCACCCTAAATCGCTCCCGCATTATGGATATGGTAAGAAAGAGCAAGGCACAGCAGGAGCTTGAAAAGGCAACTCTTGAAAACAAGGCTCTATAA
- the rcsF gene encoding Rcs stress response system protein RcsF — translation MLAGCSSYSFHTNLSPNNVAEYFTPSAVDVMDKDELLKYNSKALGSVSGLSCQADERDFIANEADARTDARIKAARMGANAIVFNKCVVVTDSPSCLKSVTCYGQAYIRGDKIR, via the coding sequence ATGCTGGCAGGGTGTTCTTCTTATTCATTTCATACCAATCTCTCTCCTAACAATGTGGCAGAGTATTTTACCCCGTCTGCTGTTGATGTTATGGATAAAGACGAGCTTTTAAAATACAACTCCAAAGCTTTAGGCTCTGTCAGCGGTCTGTCCTGTCAGGCGGATGAGCGTGATTTTATAGCCAATGAGGCCGATGCCAGAACTGATGCCCGCATCAAGGCAGCCAGGATGGGTGCCAATGCCATAGTGTTCAATAAATGCGTGGTTGTAACTGACAGTCCTTCATGCCTTAAATCTGTTACATGTTATGGACAGGCCTATATCAGAGGCGACAAGATCAGATAG